The Fusarium oxysporum Fo47 chromosome II, complete sequence genome includes a region encoding these proteins:
- a CDS encoding P-loop containing nucleoside triphosphate hydrolase protein, with product MAPSSSKEKRLAKKAAEGKLKGKKGKKTEEPELDAHGNPIKDDDAPATSGAKLEEVKRLTEQMDKHGISDRVTTGVLASTQTSKDVKITSCSLVFHGRVLITDSTLELTYGRRYGLLGENGCGKSTFLKAIAAREYPIPEHLDLYLLNEGAPPSDLGALEWVVREAELELERLDHQAEKLLEDEGPESPVLLDLYEHMDKLDPSTFATRASLILTGLGFNKKTIHKKTKDMSGGWRMRVALAKALFVKPSVLLLDDPTAHLDLEACVWLEEYLKKWERTLVLVSHSMDFLNGVCSNMIDMRGKQLIYYGGNYDSYSKTRTENETNQMKAYQKQQDEIVHIKKFIASAGTYANLVRQAKSRQKILDKMEADGFIQPVEQDRVFTFRFADVDKLPPPVLSFDNVTFSYSGKPEDDLYRNLDLGFDMDSRTALVGPNGVGKSTLLRLMTGKLSPTGGVVTRHTHLKLGLYSQHSSEQLDLTKSALDFVRDKYSEKSQDYQYWRQQLGKYGLSGDSQTALMGTLSEGQKSRIVFALLAIESPNMLLLDEPTNGLDIPTIDSLADAINAFSGGVIVVSHDFRLLDKIAKQILVCENQTIRTWDGSISEYKNYLRKKMISAGAV from the exons atggccccctcttcatccaaggagaagcgtctcgccaagaaggctgccgagggcaagctcaagggcaagaagggcaagaagactgAGGAGCCTGAGCTCGATGCCCACGGCAACCCCATCAAGGACGATGATGCCCCCGCGACTTCAGGCGCAAAGCTCGAAGAGGTGAAGCGTCTCACCGAGCAGATGGACAAGCACGGTATCTCTGACCGTGTCACCACCGGTGTCCTCGCCTCTACCCAAACCAGCAAGGACGTCAAGATCACCAGTTGTTCTCTGGTCTTCCACGGTCGAGTCCTTATCACCGATTCCACTCTAGAGCTCACCTACGGTCGACGATACGGTCTTCTCGGTGAGAACGGCTGTGGAAAGTCCACTTTCCTCAAGGCCATCGCCGCCCGCGAGTACCCCATTCCTGAGCATCTCGATCTCTACCTTCTCAACGAGGGTGCTCCTCCCAGTGACCTCGGTGCCCTTGAGTGGGTCGTCCGAGAGGCtgagctggagctggagcgtCTCGACCACCAGgccgagaagcttcttgaggacGAGGGTCCTGAGAGCCctgttctccttgatctctaCGAG CACATGGACAAGCTTGATCCCTCAACCTTCGCTACCCGTGCTTCCCTTATCCTGACTGGTCTCGgtttcaacaagaagaccatccacaagaagaccaaggacATGTCTGGTGGTTGGCGTATGCGTGTCGCCCTTGCCAAGGCCCTCTTCGTCAAGCCCTCCGTTCTCCTTCTCGATGACCCCACTGCTCATTTGGATTTGGAGGCTTGTGTGTGGCTCGAGGAGTACCTCAAGAAGTGGGAGCGAACTCTCGTCCTCGTCTCCCACTCTATGGATTTCCTCAACGGTGTCTGCTCCAACATGATTGACATGCGAGGCAAGCAACTCATCTACTATGGTGGTAACTACGACTCTTACAGCAAGACTCGAACCGAGAACGAGACCAACCAGATGAAGGCCTACCAGAAGCAGCAGGATGAAATTGTTCACATCAAGAAGTTCATTGCTAGCGCTGGTACCTACGCCAACTTGGTCCGACAGGCCAAGTCCCGACAGAAGATTCTCGACAAGATGGAGGCCGATGGTTTCATCCAGCCTGTCGAGCAGGACCGTGTCTTCACTTTCCGTTTCGCCGATGTTGATAAGCTCCCTCCTCCCGTCCTCTCATTCGATAACGTCACCTTCTCTTACTCCGGTAAGCCTGAGGATGATCTGTACCGCAACCTCGACCTTGGTTTCGACATGGACTCCCGAACTGCCCTTGTCGGCCCCAACGGTGTGGGCAAGTCTACTTTGCTCCGCCTCATGACTGGCAAGCTTTCTCCCACAGGCGGTGTTGTTACCCGACACACTCACTTGAAGCTTGGTCTCTACTCTCAGCACAGTTCCGAGCAGCTTGACTTGACAAAGTCTGCTCTCGACTTCGTTCGCGACAAGTACAGTGAGAAGTCTCAGGACTACCAGTACTGGCGTCAGCAGCTCGGCAAATACGGTCTCAGCGGTGACTCTCAGACTGCCCTAATGGGTACCCTGTCTGAGGGTCAGAAGAGTCGTATCGTCTTTGCTCTGTTGGCTATTGAGAGCCCCAACATGTTACTTCTTGACGAGCCTACCAACGGTCTGGATATTCCTACCATTGACAGTTTGGCAGATGCCATCAACGCCTTTAGCGGAGGTGTTATCGTCGTTTCTCACGATTTCCG ATTGCTCGACAAGATTGCCAAGCAGATTCTCGTCTGTGAGAACCAGACTATCCGCACATGGGACGGTTCCATCTCCGAGTACAAGAACTACCTCcgaaagaagatgatcaGCGCCGGAGCAGTCTAA